In the genome of Monodelphis domestica isolate mMonDom1 chromosome 2, mMonDom1.pri, whole genome shotgun sequence, one region contains:
- the CCSAP gene encoding centriole, cilia and spindle-associated protein yields the protein MHCGSKVKSEYMKRYKDPKWDTCGPCYRELLHYRLSRRLLEQTHNPWLWDGWGPSSNSDDSSSSGGGGASTPLGPQGASAPSPPQTPLKPEREGEELGVEEKGAEASEDEDAASPPGKWLVVPRRMIGATLVLEDDSLVGRVLVYLLLSEIGAGGGEEDFSPHSLLPSPSHHTQSPRTPKLTAPTSSPVNACLEFKALHDWGVYDSTLLALFQIPLDMHALAKLDLCYPTFAFTKTPGKVTQEKDKQQMEVKKEQIEVKDKLMDNTDHPRQRALLSGADKKTAKSPQRPSKTKEVKHPFALYGWGEKQTDTGSQKTHNVCASAPEQQIHESALRAKNRRQVEKRKLVNQRQRAYSVDVQKPRRSKPSSSDSPWMTEYMRCYSARA from the exons ATGCATTGTGGGAGCAAGGTGAAGAGCGAATACATGAAGCGCTACAAAGACCCCAAGTGGGACACATGTGGCCCGTGCTACCGGGAGCTATTGCATTATCGCCTGAGCCGGCGGCTACTGGAGCAGACGCACAACCCTTGGTTATGGGACGGCTGGGGGCCGTCCAGCAACTCGGACGATTCCTCATCTTCTGGAGGTGGTGGGGCCTCCACGCCCCTGGGTCCCCAGGGAGCTTCGGCCCCTTCTCCACCCCAGACTCCCCTCAAGCccgaaagagagggagaggaactCGGAGTGGAAGAGAAAGGGGCCGAGGCATCCGAGGATGAGGACGCTGCCAGCCCTCCAGGTAAGTGGTTGGTTGTTCCTCGGCGGATGATTGGGGCAACCCTTGTTTTGGAAGATGACAGTTTAGTAGGGCGCGTTCTTGTTTATCTGTTACTTTCTGAGATCGGAgctggagggggagaggaggattTTTCCCCCCACTCTttacttccttctccttcccatcATACCCAGTCACCCCGGACCCCAAAACTCACCGCCCCCACCTCCAGCCCAGTCAACGCATG CCTGGAATTCAAGGCCCTCCATGATTGGGGTGTATATGATTCTACCCTTCTGGCCTTATTTCAGATTCCCCTCGATATGCATGCTTTAGCCAAACTAGACTTGTGCTATCCAACTTTTGCCTTCACTA aaacaccAGGGAAAGTCACACAAGAAAAAGATAAACAGCAAATGGAAGTGaaaaaagaacagatagaagTGAAAGACAAACTAATGGATAACACAGATCATCCTCGACAACGTGCCTTGCTTTCTGGAGCTGATAAGAAAACAGCAAAAAGTCCTCAAAGACCAAGTAAAACAAAAGAAGTCAAACATCCATTTGCTCTTTATGGCTGGGGGGAAAAACAGACCGATACTGGGAGCCAGAAAACACATAATGTATGTGCTTCTGCTCCAGAACAACAG aTTCATGAGTCAGCATTACGAGCCAAGAACAGAAGacaagtggaaaaaagaaaactggtcAATCAGAGACAAAGAGCCTATTCTGTAGATGTGCAGAAACCCAGAAGGAGCAAGCCTTCCTCTTCAGATAGTCCATGGATGACAGAGTACATGAGATGCTACTCAGCAAGAGCttga